TATTCAGCAATAGTTTTTATACCAAGGTCTTTTGCAAATGCCACGATCGCACTTGCGATATAGTGTGAATCTTTATTTATGTCTATATCTTTTATAATAGAGCCATCGATCTTCACATAGTCAGGCTTGATCTTTATAATGTAAGAAAAATTTGAATATCCTGAGCCAAAATCATCAATAGCGATCTTTGCGCCCATACTTTTTACACGCTCGATAAAATTTGAAACTCTCTCTAAATTTTTAAGCTCTTCATCTTCAACGATCTCAAATACTACTCTACCAGCAACATTGTGCTTGTTCAATAAATTTAAAACAAGTGAGCTAACATCACCATCGATCATATCTCTACTGCTTAAATTTATAGAAAGTACTAAATTCTTATCCTCTACAAGCTGCTTAAAACACTTTACAATGAGTTGTTTCTCAAGATCAGCATAACGCTTAATACGCTTTGAGATATCTAAAAAGACATTTGGTGATATAACATCACCTCTATCCAAAAGCCTTATCAAACATTCATATTTTACAGGTACCTTTTGGTCATTAACTATCGGCTGAAAATAAGGAACAATATTGTTATTTATAGTGGCGTATTGTATTAGTTTAGAGCGTTCTATTTGAGTTGCGTATTCCTCTTTTTGATTTAGCCCTTTGAAATAACAAACATAGTCTTTATCTTGCTCTTTTGCTGTTTTTAATGCTATTGTTGCTTTTCTTAGTGTTTGGTCACTATCAAGAGCAAAGCCTATTGTACTATGTATCTCGATACCTTCTATCTCTCTACTATCTTCATCGACTATACTTAGCATACGACCTTTAAAAATTTCTATCAAATCTTCAACCATATCTTCATATCTATCGATAAAGCTATCGCTATCTTCTACCAGAGCAAACCTATCTGCTTCTATACAGTAAGCTTTCATATTCTCATCTTTGGCAAATTCACTGATCAAATCAGCCATCTTTACCAAAATCTGGTCACATGCAAATTTACCGTAAAAGTCATTCATCTTGCCAAAATCGTCAATATCTATAAGCACTACTTTAGGATTTTCATAGCTACTAACATCACGCACCAATGCTGTTTTATTTAAAAGTCCAGTCATTGGATCGATATAAAGCTTTTCTCCAAGCTCTTCTATCTGTTTTTTAGTATCTGTTTTTAATGCGTTATAGTTATTTTTTTCTTTTATATACTTGACCGCATACCATATACAAGTGGACAAAGCAACTATTGCACCAACGAGGCTTAAGATGAATGTTAAAGCCATATTATTTAAAAGCCACTCAAAAAAGTACTCATCATGTGTACCGGTAATACGTTGATCGACCTTTCCTTTAAAGCCTAATATATACTCTCCGACCGGTACAAACATACAAACTTGAGCAGCATTTTCTGGCAAAATTTTTGCCCAAAAATAATCTTTTTGGAAATTATGAGCAAAGATATTTCCACAGCTTTTGTCGTTAAATTCTTGATTTATTATTCTTTTATCTGAAGACGCTACGACCTTGTATCCATTTTTATTATCATCCTTTAATAAAAGAACATCACCCATAGCACTATCGTTAATGTAAGATTGGAAATTTGCGACATCATATTTGCTGACATTTTTGAAATAATCAACATATTGATATGTCAAATAATCAACTTTCTTTCGAAGATTAAAACCATTTTCAGCAGAAGCATTATTAAATTTAAAATAAAAAACTGCCAGGTTTTCGACTAAAAAAATACTTCCCAAAACAAACACTAAACCTATAATCGTTTTAGTGATGTTTAGATTTTTACCCGTTTGCTCGTCCTTGTTACTCAAAAGTTACTTCCCTTATTTTGTGTACTTGCCCTGATTATATCAACCTTAAAATAAATTTTAACTTTTGGGAAAAAGTTAAAGTCTGACTATTTTAGCTCCATATCCACCTTGATTTGCTGGTGCGTCAAAAAATTCCTTCACACTTGGATGCTCTTTTAAGAAATTTTTAACAGCAAAGGCTAGCTTGCCAGTGCCGATGCCGTGAAATACGCTAACCTCGTCAAATCCCATAACAAGACTATCTGAGATAAATTTATCAAGCTTAGCTATCGCCTCATCAGCTCTCATGCCGTGCAGATCAAGCGAGAGCGAGGCTGTCTTTGGTTTATCGACATTTAGGCTCACATCACCTTTTTTAGGCAAGACCACTTCGTTGCCATTTTTTCTTAAAAGCTCAAGTGGTACACGCAAATTTATGCCATTTGACTCGATCATCGCGTCATTTTTTGAGATGCTTAAAACCGTGCCTTTTATATTTTCATATTTCACTCTATCGCCTACTTTTAGGCTCTCGCGCTCAGTTTTTTTAGGCTTAACGATGGCGGCTTTTTTCTCATTTGCCACGTTTAGCGCCCTTTGCTTGTCTTTTATATCCTTGAAATTTATAACGGCTTTTGCCGCATTTATTGCTTCAAAATACTCTTTTTCCAGACGTGAAATAGTCGCATTTAGCTTGATCTCATTTTTCTCTTTTAGCTCTTTTTGCTCCTCAAGCAAGCGCTCCAGCCGCTCCTCTTTTGTCGTGATCTCTTTTATACCCTCATCAAGCTTAGTTTGTAAATTTAGCGTCTTTGTGATGATCTCATTTAAATTCTCTTTATCTTCACCGTAAATTTTCTTTGCCTGAGCCACTAAATTTTGAGATATGCCGTATCTTGCCGCCGTTTCAAAGGCATAAGACTTGCCGATCGTGCCTTTTAAAAACTCAAATTTTGGCCTTTGTGCCGCCTCGTCGTAAAGTGCCGCCACTAGCTCAACCTCTGGGTTTTTAGCTAGCAACATTGCAAGGCGTTTGTGGTGAGTCGTGATAATCATTTTGATATCTTGAGTAATGAGGCGCTCTATCATGACACCATACAAGCTCGCAGCCTCCTCAAAGTCAGTACCAAGCTCGATCTCGTCGATGCCTATGATGATCGATTTTTTAGTAAAAAGCCTTGCAAAGTGCACCATCCTGCCAGCAAAGGTCGAGATGTCGTTTTTCACACTTTGCGGATCTTCTATGATCGCGTCAAATTCTTTAAAAGAGCCGATGCTTGAGCGGTTTGCATCGATACGCATAGGCAGCAGATACTTTGCAAGCAGCGTGGCTGAGATGATTGATTTTAAAAGCATCGATTTGCCGCCAGCATTTACACCGGTTATTAAAAGCACCTTTTTGCTAAAATCCACACTCACGCTTTTTGGGTTTTTAAGCGCTGGATGGGCAAATTTCTCAAGCTTGATAACATGCGAGCTGTTTGGCAAAACAAACTCATAATCACGTGATCTAGCCAAATTTACACGCGCCTGATACGCATCAAACTGATCAAATGCGTTATTTATAAATTTCAAAAAGAGCAGGCTCTTGCTCATCTGCAAGCTAAATTTCTTGCAGTGCTCAAAAATGATCTCCTCTTTTCTATCAAGTAGCTCGCTTTGCTCCTTTTTTAGGCGCTCGGTGTTTGCAGGTGCGACGTAGAAGTAGCCGCCTGAGCTTCTAGCAATCACGGTGCCTTTTAGGGCGTGGTTAAAGCCGCCACGCACCAAAAGTGCCTCTTGTGAGTTGATGTAGTGCGTCTGGGTATCGACTAGATAGGGCGTGATGTGCTTTGAGTAGATGAGCTTTTTAAGCTCAGCATCGATCTGGCGCTTTTTCTCGCTAAACGCCTGCTTTATCGCGTAAAATCTCTCATCCACGCTGTCGCTAAACTCGCCGTTTTCATCAAAACTATTTGCCAAAGTGCTCATCGCTTCAGGGATCTCAACTTTAGCGATCCACTCGCCAAGCCTACCTTCAAATTTTTGCTTTTTTAGATATGAAAAATACTTAATAATCTTTGCAAACTCGTAAATTTCACTGATGTGAAGCACTGCTTGCTTGCTAAGTCTCATAAGCGCGTCATCAAGCTCTTTTATCTCATCAGGCGCCTTAAAATCATACTTTGAAAGCTCACTAATGTTTTCAAAGTGGATTTTGCTGTCGCCTTGTAAAAATAGCGGTTTTTGCCTTGCTAAAAAGGAGTTAAATTTCTCTAGATACTCGCCCAAATCGAGCTTTAAAAATATCTCTTCAGTCATTGCTCACAACTTTTTATAGGCACGATAACGCCTGAGAGATCGCTAAATTCTCTTTTAGCTAAAAATGACGCCGTGCCAAATTCGTAGTTAAATTTCTCAGCGCTTACGTTGTATTCGCCACATTTTAGTGTTTTGCCCTGTTTAAAATCGCTAACTAGCTTTGAGATGGCATCCTCGTTCTTTGATAAATTCTCTTCGTAAAAATAGACGCAAATAAGGATCGCTACAAGCACCGCGCTAACGAGCGCTTTTATGCCTTTGCTGATCTTTTCATCTTTTATCGCCCAGATCGCTCCAAAAAGCACGATCAAGCCAGCGATTAGGATCAAATTTCTTACCATTTCACGCCTTTATACTTTGCAATGAGCTCTTTGTAAAGCTCAGCATGAGGTTCGATCTTTTCTAAAATTTCAGCCTTAACCTCGCTGATATCTTGCTTTTCAACCAGCAAGCAAATAGCCATATACGGGGCATTTGGCAGCATCTCTTTTATCTGAGTGCTGCTTAGCTTTTGCGACCTTGCAAGAGCGATCAAGATATCTTTTTTGCCTAAATTTATAAGGCTTGAAATTTCATCCTCGCTTAACTCTTTTTCATTTATCTCTTTTAAAATTTCATTTTCATCTTGAGGCTTGAAAGTACTTAGATCCATTAGTACCCGCCTCTTAGTTGCACGCTGATATCGCCCGCTCCAAAGCCAACTACGATGCCGTCACTTAGGCGGTTTTTCACGCCAAATTCATCTGTAAATTCTATCCCCTCTTCAACCCTCTCGACCTTGTCGGTAAAGATCGGGTTATACTCGCTAAATTCGCTCTTCATATCAACTTCGATCGGACTTTCTCCAGCTGCATAAACTGGCAAGATGACAAGCTCATCAACGCCCTTAAAGCACTCTTTAAAGCCAGGTAAATTTGTGCTAAGTCTTGTGTAGCGGTGTGGCTGAAATATCGCTGTGACGCTGTTTATACCTAAAATTTTGGCGTATTCAAAGACTGATTTTAGTGTCGCTTTTATCTCGGTTGGATGGTGCGCGTAGTCGTCGATTAGGACGAAATTTTTGTTTGCGCTAAGGATGTCAAAACGCTTTTTGATCCCTTTAAAATTTAGTAAATTTTCTCTAATGTCTTTAAGCGGCGTCTCGTGCATCGCAGCAAGGATAGCCAAAGATGCGTCTATAGCGATGTGCTCGCCCATGCCAAAGGCTTCAAATTTGCCTAAATTTTTAAGGTTGAAGCTAGTGTATGGCTGATAGTCTCTTACCACCATCGTTAGCTCTGTGATATCACTGCTTGGATAAAGCCTGATCGCATCAAGCTTAAGCGTGCTCAAAAACTCGTCCTCAGCGTTTATCACTCTAACCTTTGCACGCTCCAAAAAGCCTTTGTAAGCTGCGTAAAATTTAGCTAGATCGTAGTCGTAGTGCTCCATGTGCTCTGGCTCTGCATTGGTGACGATGGCTAGATATGGGTTTGAGTTTAGAAAGCTAGAGTCACTCTCGTCTGCCTCAAATACGACGTTATCGCTTTTAGCGTAGCGCATATTTGAACCAAACTGCTTTGAGATGGCGCCAATAATCACTGAGCCCTCAATGAGGCTTGCTAACATCGCTGAAGTAGTACTCTTGCCGTGCGCGCCAGCAACCGCAAAGACGCACTTATCTTCAAGCACATAAGGCAAAATTTCTTTTCTTGAAAAGCACTTTATGCCTTTGTTTCTAGCCTCCACTAGCTCGATATTATCCTCTTTTATCGCGGCTGAATAAACCACGAAGTCTTGGTCTTTTATCGCCTCTTTACAGTGCGGAGTGATGACCTCAATGCCTTCGCTTTGAAGTTCAAGCGTCGTCTTGCTCTCTTTGATATCGCTGCCACTTATCTTGTGGCCTTTTTCGTGTAAAAATCTAGCGATGGCTGAGATGCCAATGCCACCGATGCCTATGAAATGGACTTTTTTGATCTCGTTGTTTAGCTCTTGCAAATTTTATCCTTAAGTTTTTCGTGATTTTAACAAAAACTACTAAATTTAAGGCTGAAAATGGCTTTTATTTGCTTAAGGCAAAGCTCTCGTCTATTAGGTCAAAAACTGTTTTTTGTGAGATTTTGGAGTTTAAATTTACGCTTATCCAGTGCTTTTTATTCATATGATATGCTTTAAAAATTTGCCTCTCATCAACTAGCACCATGGCTAGATCTGGGCTGCATTTTAGATTTAAAACATCTATCACTTCGTCACTTTTAAGACCAAGCTTACTAGCGCTTATCTGTATAATCAGCGCAAACCACTTCTTGTTGTTCTTGTGACGAAAGACACTAAATTTTGGATACTTTGGGAAAATTTGCTCACCTAAAACGTCAAATTTCTCTTTTATGTATCTCTCAACGTCACTTCGTTTCAATTTTCACTCCAAAATTCCTTTTAAGAGCGCTCACTCTTGCTAAGCTCACTTTCCCGTCCAGTTACGGCCTTATTTTATCTTTTAAATTTAGCCTCTATATGCATAAAGCCCCAAGTACTTCTAGCCTCGCTAAGCTCCTTTTTGCTAAGCTCATCTATCATCATCTCTTCGTTCTTGCCGAGTCTATTTTTAACTTCACCAAACGGATTAATAAGCATCGAATCGCCGTAAAAGCTCCACTGAGCATCGTCACTTTTATGGCTTCCTACGCGGTTTACGCGCAGCACGTAGACGTTGTTTGTAAAGGCCCTAACCTTTAAAAGCTCCTCCCAGCGCGCCTGAGAAAAAAATGTACAAGCCGTTGGCACTAGCACGATATCGACCTTTTTGGCACTCATATAGGCCCAGCACACATCAAAGTGCGCCTCATAGCCAAACATGACGCCGACTTTAAATTTATCGTAGGTAAAAATAGGCAAATTTAGCTCATCACTTGTGTTATTAAAGAATTTCGCCTCATTCCAGTGAGCGTAGGGCATAAGAATTTGCTGATCATATAGCTTTACTTGTGTTGGGGTAAATTTGGCTAGACTTTTAAAAATTTCCTTGCCTTTTAGATTTACAATGGGTGCAACGATATTTAGATCATACTTTTTTGCCATTGAAAAAAGAGCCTCTTTCTTTCGCTCGCTTTGCTCTTTTATAAGGCTTTTTGGCATGCTAATGAGCTCTTTAAAAAAGCTATTTAGCACGTACTCACCAAGCACAACTAGCCTTGCGTTTTCGTCCGCACAAATTTTTAGATAATAATCAAGCCTAGCCTCGCTCAAAGGTTGCGTTGGTAGCTGAAGAGCACAAATTCTACTCATCATCCACCTGCTTTATGCTAAGTTTTGCATTTTCTAAAATTTCTCTTGCTTCATTTAAAAGTTTTTTGCCTTGTTCGTGCAGCTTTATGCTATTTTCTAAGCTCACATCATCTTTATTTAGATCGTTTAAAATTTTATCTGCTAAGGCTAATTTTTCTTCAAAGCTTTGCTCTTTTTGCTCCATTTTCTATCCTTTTAATATATTTTTTATATATCCATCAAATTTTTCTATCTCGACCAAAAATGCGTCATGGCCGTAGTTGCTATCTATCTCT
This region of Campylobacter concisus genomic DNA includes:
- a CDS encoding EAL domain-containing protein produces the protein MTYQYVDYFKNVSKYDVANFQSYINDSAMGDVLLLKDDNKNGYKVVASSDKRIINQEFNDKSCGNIFAHNFQKDYFWAKILPENAAQVCMFVPVGEYILGFKGKVDQRITGTHDEYFFEWLLNNMALTFILSLVGAIVALSTCIWYAVKYIKEKNNYNALKTDTKKQIEELGEKLYIDPMTGLLNKTALVRDVSSYENPKVVLIDIDDFGKMNDFYGKFACDQILVKMADLISEFAKDENMKAYCIEADRFALVEDSDSFIDRYEDMVEDLIEIFKGRMLSIVDEDSREIEGIEIHSTIGFALDSDQTLRKATIALKTAKEQDKDYVCYFKGLNQKEEYATQIERSKLIQYATINNNIVPYFQPIVNDQKVPVKYECLIRLLDRGDVISPNVFLDISKRIKRYADLEKQLIVKCFKQLVEDKNLVLSINLSSRDMIDGDVSSLVLNLLNKHNVAGRVVFEIVEDEELKNLERVSNFIERVKSMGAKIAIDDFGSGYSNFSYIIKIKPDYVKIDGSIIKDIDINKDSHYIASAIVAFAKDLGIKTIAEYVHSKEIFEICKEIGVDEFQGFYFGAPERAGS
- a CDS encoding endonuclease MutS2, translated to MTEEIFLKLDLGEYLEKFNSFLARQKPLFLQGDSKIHFENISELSKYDFKAPDEIKELDDALMRLSKQAVLHISEIYEFAKIIKYFSYLKKQKFEGRLGEWIAKVEIPEAMSTLANSFDENGEFSDSVDERFYAIKQAFSEKKRQIDAELKKLIYSKHITPYLVDTQTHYINSQEALLVRGGFNHALKGTVIARSSGGYFYVAPANTERLKKEQSELLDRKEEIIFEHCKKFSLQMSKSLLFLKFINNAFDQFDAYQARVNLARSRDYEFVLPNSSHVIKLEKFAHPALKNPKSVSVDFSKKVLLITGVNAGGKSMLLKSIISATLLAKYLLPMRIDANRSSIGSFKEFDAIIEDPQSVKNDISTFAGRMVHFARLFTKKSIIIGIDEIELGTDFEEAASLYGVMIERLITQDIKMIITTHHKRLAMLLAKNPEVELVAALYDEAAQRPKFEFLKGTIGKSYAFETAARYGISQNLVAQAKKIYGEDKENLNEIITKTLNLQTKLDEGIKEITTKEERLERLLEEQKELKEKNEIKLNATISRLEKEYFEAINAAKAVINFKDIKDKQRALNVANEKKAAIVKPKKTERESLKVGDRVKYENIKGTVLSISKNDAMIESNGINLRVPLELLRKNGNEVVLPKKGDVSLNVDKPKTASLSLDLHGMRADEAIAKLDKFISDSLVMGFDEVSVFHGIGTGKLAFAVKNFLKEHPSVKEFFDAPANQGGYGAKIVRL
- the murC gene encoding UDP-N-acetylmuramate--L-alanine ligase — encoded protein: MKKVHFIGIGGIGISAIARFLHEKGHKISGSDIKESKTTLELQSEGIEVITPHCKEAIKDQDFVVYSAAIKEDNIELVEARNKGIKCFSRKEILPYVLEDKCVFAVAGAHGKSTTSAMLASLIEGSVIIGAISKQFGSNMRYAKSDNVVFEADESDSSFLNSNPYLAIVTNAEPEHMEHYDYDLAKFYAAYKGFLERAKVRVINAEDEFLSTLKLDAIRLYPSSDITELTMVVRDYQPYTSFNLKNLGKFEAFGMGEHIAIDASLAILAAMHETPLKDIRENLLNFKGIKKRFDILSANKNFVLIDDYAHHPTEIKATLKSVFEYAKILGINSVTAIFQPHRYTRLSTNLPGFKECFKGVDELVILPVYAAGESPIEVDMKSEFSEYNPIFTDKVERVEEGIEFTDEFGVKNRLSDGIVVGFGAGDISVQLRGGY
- a CDS encoding MmcQ/YjbR family DNA-binding protein, with the protein product MKRSDVERYIKEKFDVLGEQIFPKYPKFSVFRHKNNKKWFALIIQISASKLGLKSDEVIDVLNLKCSPDLAMVLVDERQIFKAYHMNKKHWISVNLNSKISQKTVFDLIDESFALSK
- a CDS encoding carbon-nitrogen hydrolase family protein, whose protein sequence is MSRICALQLPTQPLSEARLDYYLKICADENARLVVLGEYVLNSFFKELISMPKSLIKEQSERKKEALFSMAKKYDLNIVAPIVNLKGKEIFKSLAKFTPTQVKLYDQQILMPYAHWNEAKFFNNTSDELNLPIFTYDKFKVGVMFGYEAHFDVCWAYMSAKKVDIVLVPTACTFFSQARWEELLKVRAFTNNVYVLRVNRVGSHKSDDAQWSFYGDSMLINPFGEVKNRLGKNEEMMIDELSKKELSEARSTWGFMHIEAKFKR
- the xseB gene encoding exodeoxyribonuclease VII small subunit encodes the protein MEQKEQSFEEKLALADKILNDLNKDDVSLENSIKLHEQGKKLLNEAREILENAKLSIKQVDDE